The Acetivibrio saccincola genome window below encodes:
- a CDS encoding S41 family peptidase: protein MKIKKYKLKKPLNTINAILIVVLGILLVFSRQWAGLVFFAGVFVNCLYYLISNKNSSIKNTVYIVCVVIIAQVALLGFYDFTRNILYANGSYVYKSDVEDIINFFENESLNNSFVEKDEYINMKENLLNKILIKKRDVEDYLNEAKMLSRQNEMYFSYVSGIQYEKKEKDECEENTGSIFEKQGPEVFEYIKLPEFEECNLEVLKDRLEEKKNDILIIDLRGNKGGKRDVLIDIASLFLPKGTEVMTVHGKHQKTTYFSKGGHYNFDKILFLVDKSTASCAEVLALSLKNHYSDKVKVIGSRTVGQGVGKSVNKYQKSGIEVGVVTSTWTVGEKDVNALFDYIENDSGGRKFESEDDYFSAVVTILSEKE, encoded by the coding sequence ATGAAAATAAAAAAATACAAACTTAAAAAGCCTCTTAATACCATAAATGCGATTCTAATAGTAGTTTTAGGGATTCTTCTAGTGTTTTCCAGACAGTGGGCGGGGCTTGTTTTTTTTGCAGGTGTTTTTGTAAATTGTCTGTATTATCTTATATCAAATAAAAACAGCTCCATTAAAAACACAGTATACATTGTATGTGTTGTGATAATTGCCCAGGTTGCGTTGCTAGGTTTTTATGATTTTACAAGAAATATTCTCTATGCCAATGGTTCATATGTATACAAATCCGATGTGGAAGATATAATAAATTTTTTTGAAAATGAAAGTCTCAACAACTCTTTTGTAGAAAAGGACGAATACATCAATATGAAAGAAAATTTATTAAATAAAATATTAATTAAAAAAAGAGATGTGGAAGATTATTTAAATGAAGCAAAAATGCTAAGCAGGCAGAATGAAATGTACTTTTCTTATGTCAGCGGGATACAATATGAAAAAAAAGAAAAGGATGAATGTGAAGAAAACACAGGCTCTATTTTTGAAAAGCAAGGTCCTGAAGTGTTTGAATATATTAAATTACCTGAATTTGAAGAATGTAATTTAGAAGTATTAAAGGACAGGTTAGAAGAGAAAAAGAATGATATATTGATAATTGATTTAAGGGGCAACAAAGGGGGAAAAAGGGATGTATTGATAGATATAGCTTCATTATTTTTGCCGAAAGGCACAGAGGTTATGACTGTTCATGGAAAACATCAAAAAACAACTTATTTTTCAAAAGGCGGTCATTATAATTTTGACAAAATTTTATTTCTTGTGGACAAATCTACAGCTTCTTGTGCAGAAGTTCTGGCTCTTTCACTAAAAAATCATTATTCTGACAAAGTTAAGGTAATTGGAAGCAGGACGGTAGGGCAGGGAGTTGGCAAAAGCGTTAACAAATATCAAAAAAGCGGAATTGAAGTTGGTGTTGTAACTTCAACATGGACTGTGGGAGAAAAAGATGTTAATGCACTGTTTGACTATATAGAAAATGACAGCGGGGGAAGAAAGTTTGAAAGTGAGGATGATTACTTTAGTGCAGTGGTAACAATTTTGTCAGAAAAAGAATAG
- the ruvX gene encoding Holliday junction resolvase RuvX has translation MRIMGIDYGDSRIGIAISDALMYTAQGIETIKWSRGIEEPLKRISELVEEYKVNKIVLGFPKNMNGTVGPRGEKTIEFARLLEESIEGIEVILWDERLTTVAANRAMREIGVKKNNKKKLVDQIAAVYILQGYLDSQARG, from the coding sequence ATGAGAATAATGGGAATTGACTATGGTGACAGCAGGATAGGAATTGCAATTAGCGATGCCCTTATGTATACAGCCCAGGGCATTGAAACCATTAAATGGAGCCGTGGAATTGAGGAACCTTTAAAAAGGATTTCTGAGCTGGTTGAAGAATATAAAGTAAATAAGATTGTCCTTGGGTTTCCTAAAAACATGAATGGTACGGTAGGACCTAGAGGTGAAAAAACTATAGAATTTGCCCGGCTTCTGGAGGAAAGCATTGAAGGAATAGAAGTTATTCTGTGGGATGAAAGGCTAACAACTGTAGCTGCTAATAGAGCTATGCGGGAGATAGGAGTTAAAAAAAATAATAAAAAAAAGCTGGTGGATCAAATTGCAGCTGTATATATTC
- a CDS encoding HPr family phosphocarrier protein, whose translation MKSFNINLKSITDVKDFVNIVNKYDFDIDLTSGRYVVDAKSIMGIFSLDLSKPIRVDVHTDSCEEFENDIKDFLA comes from the coding sequence ATGAAATCATTTAATATCAATCTAAAATCCATTACAGACGTTAAGGATTTTGTAAATATAGTTAATAAATATGATTTCGATATCGATCTAACTTCAGGAAGATACGTTGTAGATGCAAAGTCAATTATGGGTATTTTCAGCCTAGACCTAAGCAAACCAATCAGGGTGGATGTTCATACCGATTCATGCGAAGAATTTGAAAACGACATCAAAGATTTTTTAGCATAA
- a CDS encoding DUF523 domain-containing protein, which produces MSREKRKKRKEEAVDAILVSACLMGINCKHNGENNLNEKIIKLCGKYKLIPVCPEQLGGFPTPRPKAEIVCEDLAKGVLKVVRENGEDVTKYFENGAEEVLKIANLMNIKKAVLKEKSPSCGVYKIYDGSFSGKLIDGSGVTTKLLKENGIEVFNEYALEKFL; this is translated from the coding sequence ATGTCCAGGGAAAAAAGAAAAAAAAGAAAAGAAGAGGCCGTTGATGCTATTTTGGTAAGTGCATGTTTAATGGGCATAAATTGTAAGCACAACGGGGAAAACAATTTAAATGAAAAAATTATAAAGCTTTGTGGCAAATATAAGCTTATACCGGTTTGTCCTGAGCAGTTAGGAGGATTTCCCACCCCAAGACCTAAGGCGGAAATAGTTTGTGAAGATTTGGCTAAAGGTGTTTTAAAAGTAGTCAGGGAAAATGGAGAGGATGTCACAAAGTACTTTGAAAATGGTGCTGAGGAAGTTTTAAAAATTGCAAATTTAATGAATATCAAAAAGGCTGTTTTAAAGGAAAAAAGCCCCTCTTGCGGTGTTTATAAAATATATGACGGGTCTTTCTCGGGAAAACTCATAGATGGAAGCGGCGTGACAACCAAACTTTTAAAAGAAAATGGAATAGAAGTTTTTAATGAATATGCTTTGGAAAAATTTCTTTAG
- a CDS encoding type IV pilus twitching motility protein PilT — translation MIELEQLLRLAVRYNASDMHITVGRPPAFRINGRLRTIPADKLTEEDTRRYAKECLNNEKYEQLLSEGEVDYTISIPGISRFRVNAFFQKGCIAMAFRVLPCRIPSFEELGFPPVIKDICKIREGMILVTGPTGSGKSTTMASIIDEINSTMDGHILTLEDPIEFIFEHKKCIVNQREIGKDSKSYANALRASLREDPDVIFIGEMRDIESISIAVTAAETGNLVFSTLHTLGGAKTIDRLIDVFPSDQQQQIRTQVAGALKAVISQRLIPKKDNTGRVAAIEIMIVTPAISNLIREGKVAGINSAIQTGVSHGMQLLDKSIADLYKKGKISKENAYLYCTDKEMLRRFLGE, via the coding sequence TTGATTGAGCTTGAGCAACTTTTAAGATTGGCAGTAAGGTACAATGCGTCAGATATGCATATTACAGTGGGACGGCCTCCAGCCTTCAGGATTAACGGACGGTTAAGGACAATTCCGGCGGATAAACTGACAGAAGAGGATACCCGGCGTTATGCCAAGGAATGCCTTAATAACGAAAAATACGAACAGCTTTTGTCTGAAGGTGAGGTTGATTATACAATATCTATTCCGGGTATTTCCAGATTCCGTGTAAATGCTTTTTTTCAAAAAGGCTGCATAGCAATGGCATTCAGGGTACTTCCATGTAGAATACCATCATTTGAAGAATTGGGATTTCCTCCTGTAATAAAAGATATATGCAAAATAAGAGAGGGAATGATACTTGTTACAGGTCCAACCGGAAGCGGCAAATCTACAACTATGGCATCTATAATAGATGAAATAAACTCCACAATGGATGGACATATATTAACATTAGAAGATCCCATTGAATTTATTTTCGAGCACAAAAAGTGTATTGTAAACCAAAGAGAAATAGGAAAGGACAGCAAATCATATGCAAATGCCCTGAGGGCATCGCTTAGGGAAGACCCGGATGTAATATTCATAGGGGAAATGAGAGATATTGAATCAATTAGTATAGCTGTAACTGCGGCGGAAACAGGCAATCTTGTTTTTTCCACACTGCACACCCTCGGGGGGGCAAAGACAATTGACAGGCTCATAGACGTGTTTCCATCAGATCAGCAGCAGCAGATAAGAACCCAGGTTGCGGGAGCACTAAAAGCCGTTATCTCCCAAAGGCTTATTCCTAAAAAAGATAATACCGGAAGGGTTGCAGCCATTGAGATTATGATTGTAACACCTGCTATAAGCAATTTAATTAGGGAGGGGAAGGTAGCTGGAATTAATTCCGCAATTCAGACAGGAGTAAGTCATGGAATGCAGCTTTTAGATAAATCCATAGCTGATCTTTACAAAAAGGGTAAAATTTCAAAAGAAAATGCTTATTTGTATTGCACAGATAAAGAAATGCTGAGGAGATTTTTAGGTGAGTAA
- the secG gene encoding preprotein translocase subunit SecG, whose product MQVAVSILHILFSISIIVIVLLQSGKQAGLSGSIAGGAETFFGKNKGRTIDALLSKYTAVAAIGFLITCVALQLILNSK is encoded by the coding sequence ATGCAAGTAGCGGTTTCTATCTTACACATATTGTTTTCGATATCAATTATCGTTATTGTATTGCTACAATCAGGTAAACAAGCAGGGCTGTCTGGTTCTATAGCAGGCGGCGCAGAAACGTTTTTTGGCAAAAACAAGGGCAGGACCATTGACGCACTGCTCAGTAAGTACACGGCAGTTGCAGCCATAGGATTTTTGATTACTTGTGTAGCTTTACAACTTATACTGAATTCTAAATAA
- a CDS encoding HDIG domain-containing metalloprotein, translating into MEREQALKELKSRLKNENLIKHSLAVEAIMKDLAFYFKEDIDKWGLAGLLHDIDYDETADDPSRHSVVGAEILESLNVESSIIYAVKAHNEVHGMERKRKMDKALYCADPVSGLITASALILPSKKLEDVTVEFVLKRMNEKGFAKGANREQIKSCEELGLSVEEFVEIALNAMKKIADELGL; encoded by the coding sequence ATGGAAAGAGAACAAGCGCTAAAAGAATTAAAGAGCAGATTAAAAAATGAAAATTTGATAAAACACTCATTGGCAGTTGAGGCAATAATGAAGGATTTAGCTTTCTATTTTAAAGAAGATATCGATAAATGGGGACTTGCAGGACTTTTGCATGATATTGACTATGATGAGACAGCTGATGACCCTTCAAGACACAGCGTTGTCGGGGCAGAAATACTTGAATCACTAAATGTAGAGAGCTCTATAATTTATGCAGTAAAAGCGCACAATGAAGTACATGGAATGGAAAGAAAGAGAAAAATGGACAAGGCATTGTATTGTGCCGACCCTGTTTCAGGACTGATAACTGCATCAGCGCTGATACTTCCTTCTAAGAAGTTAGAAGACGTGACGGTAGAATTTGTTTTAAAAAGAATGAATGAAAAGGGATTTGCTAAAGGAGCAAACAGGGAACAAATTAAATCATGTGAAGAATTAGGTCTCTCAGTGGAGGAGTTTGTCGAAATAGCTTTAAATGCAATGAAAAAAATTGCAGATGAGTTGGGACTTTAA
- a CDS encoding aldo/keto reductase codes for MQYVNLGNTGINVSRLCFGGLIIGPLQADLSPCQGAQIILKAIELGVNFIDTAELYGTYPHIREALKKTNKDIVIATKSYAYSKEGAMESVEKARREMDIDVIDIFLLHEQESRLTLKGHRDALEYYLSMKEKGIIKAVGVSTHNVEVVEACCDMPEIEVIHPIVNKTGIGIGDGTIDEMLKAVEKAFNMGKGIYSMKPLGGGNLIGSYEEALKFVLDLPYIHSIALGMQSVDEVIMNICMFKNEKVPGHIKESLQKKQRHLHIDWWCTGCGKCVRRCKQGALYIDDGKAKVCEEKCVLCSYCASVCPEFAIKVC; via the coding sequence TTGCAATATGTTAATCTTGGTAATACAGGAATAAATGTTTCAAGGCTTTGCTTTGGAGGGTTAATTATAGGACCCCTGCAGGCTGACCTTTCCCCTTGTCAAGGTGCCCAAATTATATTAAAAGCAATTGAGCTTGGTGTAAATTTTATAGATACTGCTGAACTTTACGGTACATATCCCCATATAAGAGAAGCCCTTAAAAAAACAAACAAAGATATTGTTATTGCAACTAAGTCCTATGCATACTCAAAAGAGGGAGCAATGGAAAGTGTGGAAAAAGCCCGCAGGGAAATGGACATTGATGTTATAGATATATTTTTACTTCATGAACAGGAAAGCAGGTTAACTTTAAAAGGGCACAGGGACGCATTGGAGTACTATCTTTCCATGAAAGAAAAGGGAATAATAAAGGCTGTAGGAGTGTCCACGCATAATGTGGAAGTGGTGGAGGCGTGCTGTGATATGCCTGAAATAGAGGTGATTCATCCTATTGTAAACAAAACCGGCATAGGAATAGGGGATGGCACCATTGATGAAATGCTTAAGGCTGTAGAAAAGGCATTTAACATGGGCAAGGGGATTTACAGCATGAAGCCTTTAGGTGGGGGGAATTTAATAGGCTCTTATGAGGAAGCTTTAAAATTTGTGCTGGACCTTCCCTATATACATTCTATAGCACTAGGCATGCAGTCTGTTGATGAAGTTATTATGAATATATGCATGTTTAAAAATGAAAAGGTACCGGGACATATAAAAGAATCTCTTCAAAAAAAACAAAGACATCTTCACATTGACTGGTGGTGTACCGGTTGTGGTAAATGTGTCAGAAGGTGCAAGCAAGGAGCACTTTATATAGATGACGGGAAAGCTAAAGTATGTGAGGAAAAATGTGTACTGTGCAGTTATTGTGCAAGTGTTTGTCCTGAGTTTGCTATTAAAGTGTGTTAA
- the mtaB gene encoding tRNA (N(6)-L-threonylcarbamoyladenosine(37)-C(2))-methylthiotransferase MtaB, with translation MKKVAFYTLGCKVNQYETQALINIFKDAGYEIVDFSETADIYLINTCTVTSLSDRKSRQMIRRAKKLNSDSIVVVTGCYAQTASEEVSQIEGVNLVVGTKDRSKIIQYINEIEDKKKKINAVGDIMKQKTFEELGFGIYKERARAFIKVQEGCNQFCSYCIIPYARGPIRSRSEENVIKEVKKLVDSGYKEIVLTGIHIGSYGKDTNTTSLIELIKKVHEIDGIERIRLGSIEPNYISNEFVKTIKHLKKMCPHYHISLQSGCDETLKRMNRKYTTLEYKNSVYNLRKEIEDVAISTDVMVGFPGETEEEFQKTYNFIDEISFSGMHVFKYSPRKGTPAASFEGQIPASEKEKRSNILIELSKRKTLEFNKKFIGRAMPVLIEQEVNGRKGYVEGFTPNYIKVICEGDKNLKGEIVNVSLKEAVDDFIIGRVLDRD, from the coding sequence ATGAAGAAAGTTGCCTTTTACACTCTTGGATGCAAGGTAAACCAATATGAGACCCAGGCTCTTATAAATATTTTTAAAGATGCAGGGTATGAAATAGTAGATTTTAGTGAAACAGCAGATATATATTTGATAAATACCTGTACTGTTACCAGCCTTAGTGACAGAAAATCAAGACAGATGATTAGGCGAGCAAAGAAGTTAAACAGTGATTCAATTGTGGTGGTGACAGGATGCTATGCCCAGACTGCTTCAGAGGAAGTAAGTCAGATAGAAGGTGTAAATTTAGTTGTGGGCACAAAGGATAGATCTAAAATAATACAATATATAAATGAAATTGAGGACAAGAAGAAAAAAATAAATGCAGTGGGAGACATAATGAAACAGAAAACCTTTGAGGAATTGGGATTCGGTATATATAAAGAACGGGCCAGAGCTTTTATTAAAGTGCAGGAAGGCTGCAATCAGTTTTGTTCCTACTGTATCATTCCATATGCCAGAGGTCCCATAAGAAGCAGAAGCGAGGAAAATGTTATAAAAGAGGTAAAAAAACTTGTAGACTCCGGCTACAAGGAAATAGTGCTGACGGGAATACATATTGGATCCTATGGGAAGGACACAAATACCACATCATTAATTGAGCTAATAAAAAAAGTGCATGAGATAGATGGTATAGAGAGAATAAGACTTGGTTCCATAGAACCTAATTATATATCTAATGAATTTGTAAAAACTATAAAGCACCTTAAAAAAATGTGTCCTCACTACCATATTTCCCTGCAAAGCGGTTGTGATGAAACATTAAAGAGAATGAACAGAAAATACACCACTTTAGAATATAAGAATTCTGTTTACAATTTAAGAAAAGAAATTGAAGATGTAGCAATATCTACAGATGTTATGGTTGGTTTTCCGGGGGAGACTGAAGAAGAATTTCAAAAGACATATAATTTTATCGATGAAATCTCCTTTTCGGGCATGCATGTATTTAAATATTCGCCAAGGAAGGGAACTCCTGCAGCGTCCTTTGAGGGACAAATACCTGCATCTGAAAAAGAGAAAAGAAGCAATATATTAATAGAACTTTCAAAGAGAAAGACATTAGAGTTTAATAAAAAGTTTATAGGAAGGGCTATGCCTGTATTAATTGAGCAGGAGGTAAATGGCAGAAAAGGCTATGTTGAAGGTTTTACGCCAAATTATATCAAAGTAATATGTGAAGGGGACAAAAATCTAAAGGGTGAGATTGTAAATGTTTCCCTTAAAGAGGCAGTGGATGATTTCATTATAGGAAGAGTATTAGACAGGGATTAA
- the rnr gene encoding ribonuclease R, whose amino-acid sequence MADRKRKIVSFMREDAYKPLLFEELVTVLDVPQEDVEKFAEVLEELESEGIIFKTKKNRYGVPERMNLSAGTFQGHERGYGFVITNNGEEDIFIPSDSVNGAMHNDIVIARINKKAVGGRRSEGEIIRIVKRANKTVVGTFESSRNFGFVIPDDKRIFGDIYIPKSEINGAVSGQKVEAKILVWPEKRRNAEGTIIEIIGDKNEPGTDILSIIRSFNLKEEFPGEVIKEAESFGQTVTDEMREGRRDIRDLRMITIDGEDAKDFDDAVSIERLPDGDFMLGVHIADVSHYVKENSHLDREALKRGNSVYLVDRVLPMLPPALSNGICSLNPKEDRLALSVMMKVNHEGTVVEHDIFESVINSNERMTYTEVYKILVEDDKNLKEKYSYLLEDLYAMEELAQVLKEKRIKRGAIDFNLDEAKIVLDEKGVPIEVKKAERTIANSIIEEFMILCNETVSEHFFWTNTPFLYRIHEEPDQEKIESFAEFVYNLGYTVKGLSKAHPKAFQELLEKVKDTKEETIISTVMLRSMQKAKYSHVNFGHFGLAAKYYSHFTAPIRRYSDLVIHRIIKEFLKGKINAKREDVLREKLPDVARICSERERVAEEAERETEVLKKVEYMKKHEGDVFEGVISGVASFGMFVELDNTVEGLVRMSSMVDDYYVYNEKQYSLIGERTRKIYRIGNAVKVQLVKSDVDARQIEFVLVEDGKEEAEKEMADTKRPKRKRKKIDEKVLRHVQGKKKKKKRRGR is encoded by the coding sequence ATGGCGGATAGAAAAAGAAAAATAGTATCTTTTATGAGGGAAGATGCATATAAGCCCCTTTTATTTGAGGAGCTTGTTACAGTTCTTGATGTGCCTCAGGAAGATGTTGAAAAATTTGCAGAAGTTTTAGAAGAATTGGAATCTGAGGGTATAATTTTTAAAACAAAAAAAAACAGATACGGGGTTCCTGAAAGAATGAACCTTAGCGCCGGTACCTTTCAAGGCCATGAAAGAGGCTATGGCTTTGTAATTACCAATAACGGGGAAGAGGACATATTTATTCCTTCTGACAGTGTAAATGGTGCAATGCATAATGACATAGTTATAGCGAGAATTAATAAAAAGGCTGTAGGAGGCAGAAGGTCAGAAGGGGAAATAATCAGGATTGTAAAAAGGGCAAATAAAACTGTTGTGGGTACATTTGAAAGCAGCAGGAATTTTGGTTTTGTAATTCCTGATGACAAAAGGATTTTCGGGGATATATATATACCCAAAAGCGAGATAAACGGTGCAGTGTCGGGGCAAAAGGTAGAAGCTAAAATACTTGTGTGGCCTGAAAAGAGAAGAAATGCAGAAGGGACTATAATTGAAATAATTGGCGATAAAAATGAGCCAGGCACTGATATTTTATCAATTATTAGATCATTTAATTTAAAAGAAGAATTTCCAGGTGAAGTTATTAAAGAGGCAGAGTCTTTTGGTCAGACTGTTACAGATGAAATGAGAGAGGGAAGGCGTGATATAAGGGATTTGAGAATGATTACCATAGATGGGGAAGACGCCAAAGACTTTGATGATGCTGTTTCCATAGAGAGGCTTCCTGACGGGGATTTTATGCTGGGGGTTCACATTGCAGATGTAAGTCACTATGTAAAAGAGAACTCACACCTTGACAGGGAAGCTTTAAAAAGGGGAAACAGTGTTTATTTAGTTGACAGGGTGCTGCCCATGCTGCCTCCTGCTTTATCAAATGGTATATGTAGCTTAAATCCCAAGGAAGACAGGCTTGCCTTGTCAGTGATGATGAAGGTTAACCATGAAGGGACAGTGGTTGAACACGATATTTTTGAAAGTGTGATAAATTCAAATGAGAGAATGACATATACTGAAGTGTATAAAATTCTTGTTGAAGATGATAAAAATTTAAAAGAAAAATACAGCTACCTTTTAGAAGACCTTTATGCAATGGAAGAGCTGGCACAGGTGCTTAAGGAAAAAAGAATTAAGAGGGGTGCTATAGATTTTAATTTAGATGAAGCTAAGATTGTTCTTGATGAAAAAGGAGTGCCCATAGAGGTTAAAAAGGCGGAAAGAACCATTGCAAACAGTATTATTGAAGAATTTATGATTCTGTGCAATGAAACTGTTTCGGAGCATTTTTTCTGGACAAATACCCCCTTTCTTTACAGGATTCATGAAGAACCTGACCAGGAAAAAATAGAATCTTTTGCAGAGTTTGTATACAATTTAGGCTATACAGTAAAGGGACTTAGCAAAGCCCATCCAAAGGCTTTTCAGGAGCTTTTGGAGAAGGTAAAGGACACTAAAGAAGAAACCATAATAAGTACTGTAATGCTAAGGTCAATGCAAAAAGCTAAGTACAGCCATGTGAATTTTGGGCATTTCGGGCTGGCTGCAAAGTATTATTCTCACTTTACTGCACCCATCAGAAGGTATTCTGACTTGGTTATTCACAGGATTATAAAAGAGTTTTTAAAAGGTAAAATAAATGCCAAAAGAGAAGATGTATTAAGAGAAAAACTTCCTGATGTTGCAAGAATTTGCTCCGAAAGAGAAAGGGTAGCAGAGGAAGCGGAAAGAGAAACAGAAGTGCTTAAAAAAGTGGAATATATGAAAAAACATGAAGGGGATGTTTTTGAAGGGGTAATTTCCGGAGTTGCTTCTTTTGGTATGTTTGTTGAATTGGATAATACTGTAGAAGGTCTAGTAAGAATGAGCAGTATGGTAGATGACTACTATGTGTATAATGAAAAACAATACTCTCTCATTGGGGAGAGGACAAGAAAGATTTACAGAATAGGTAATGCCGTAAAAGTCCAGCTGGTTAAGTCAGATGTAGATGCAAGACAAATTGAATTTGTCCTTGTGGAAGATGGCAAAGAAGAAGCTGAAAAAGAGATGGCAGACACTAAAAGACCAAAACGCAAACGTAAAAAGATAGACGAGAAGGTGCTGCGTCATGTCCAGGGAAAAAAGAAAAAAAAGAAAAGAAGAGGCCGTTGA
- a CDS encoding late competence development ComFB family protein: MSEFRDILYTHAGFENLTENVVLKELEEYIQDTENMERRGFCKCWICLADVAAIVLNQLKPCYCSNFIDKDENNEYFTNLRIKLKEMIQKAFETVKKNPHHCG, translated from the coding sequence ATGAGTGAATTCAGGGATATTTTATACACACATGCAGGATTTGAAAACCTTACAGAAAATGTTGTATTAAAAGAATTAGAGGAATATATACAAGATACCGAAAATATGGAAAGAAGAGGATTTTGTAAATGCTGGATTTGTTTAGCTGATGTTGCTGCAATTGTGCTTAATCAATTAAAACCCTGTTATTGTTCAAACTTCATTGACAAGGACGAAAATAATGAATATTTTACAAATTTAAGGATTAAGCTTAAAGAAATGATACAAAAAGCTTTTGAAACGGTAAAGAAAAACCCTCATCACTGCGGTTGA
- a CDS encoding IreB family regulatory phosphoprotein, whose protein sequence is MQNSETMMFNVDKEKINEARELLFTVYKALKEKGYNPINQIVGYILSGDPTYITNHMDARSIIRRLERDEILEEILRFYLEGSVDKDSKD, encoded by the coding sequence GTGCAAAATAGCGAAACCATGATGTTTAATGTGGACAAAGAAAAAATCAATGAGGCAAGGGAACTTCTTTTTACTGTGTATAAGGCATTAAAAGAGAAGGGCTATAATCCTATTAATCAAATTGTAGGTTATATTCTATCAGGGGATCCAACCTACATAACTAACCATATGGATGCCAGAAGCATTATCCGGAGACTTGAAAGGGATGAAATATTAGAAGAAATTTTAAGGTTTTACTTAGAAGGTTCTGTTGACAAAGACTCCAAAGATTAA
- the eno gene encoding phosphopyruvate hydratase, with amino-acid sequence MKQYLEIESVFGREILDSRGNPTVEVEVIAEGGFVGRAAVPSGASTGAFEAVELRDGDKDRYLGKGVSKAVENINNIIAPEVEGMNVFDQVAIDKLMIELDGTPNKSKLGANAILGVSLATAKAAAEALGLSLYQYIGGVNSKVLPVPMMNIINGGQHADNSVNIQEFMIMPVGAKSFKNALQMCAEVFHNLKSVLKDKGYSTAVGDEGGFAPNLKTDEEAIQVILEAVEKAGYKPGDDFKIAIDAAATEMYQEDGTYFFWKTGIRKTRDEMVDFWADLVEKYPIISLEDGLNEEDWEGWKLLTERIGDKVQLVGDDLFVTNTERLKKGIDLGVANSILIKVNQIGTLTETLDAIEMANRAGYTAVVSHRSGETEDATIADIAVAVNAGQIKTGAPSRSDRVAKYNQLLRIEEELGNISQYPGINAWFNLKNK; translated from the coding sequence ATGAAGCAATATTTAGAAATTGAAAGCGTTTTTGGGAGAGAAATACTTGACTCCAGAGGAAATCCTACTGTAGAGGTAGAGGTAATTGCAGAAGGTGGTTTTGTAGGAAGGGCTGCAGTTCCATCAGGAGCTTCAACAGGTGCTTTTGAAGCAGTGGAATTAAGAGACGGGGATAAAGACAGGTATCTTGGAAAAGGTGTATCAAAAGCAGTAGAAAACATTAACAACATTATTGCGCCTGAAGTTGAAGGAATGAATGTTTTTGATCAAGTTGCCATTGATAAATTAATGATTGAATTAGACGGTACACCCAATAAGTCCAAATTAGGTGCAAATGCAATATTAGGAGTTTCACTTGCTACTGCAAAAGCTGCAGCAGAAGCTCTTGGATTAAGTCTGTACCAATACATTGGCGGGGTTAACTCAAAAGTTCTTCCTGTTCCAATGATGAATATAATAAATGGCGGACAGCATGCAGACAACAGTGTTAATATCCAGGAATTCATGATAATGCCTGTTGGTGCAAAATCCTTCAAAAATGCACTTCAAATGTGTGCAGAAGTATTCCACAACTTAAAAAGTGTATTAAAAGATAAGGGATACAGTACAGCTGTTGGTGATGAAGGAGGTTTTGCTCCAAATCTTAAGACAGACGAAGAAGCTATCCAGGTTATATTAGAAGCAGTTGAAAAAGCAGGGTACAAGCCAGGGGATGACTTTAAAATAGCAATAGATGCTGCTGCAACAGAAATGTATCAGGAAGACGGGACTTATTTCTTCTGGAAGACAGGAATAAGAAAAACCAGAGATGAAATGGTGGATTTTTGGGCTGACCTGGTAGAAAAATATCCAATTATATCTTTAGAAGATGGATTAAATGAAGAAGATTGGGAAGGTTGGAAATTACTGACTGAAAGAATTGGAGATAAAGTTCAGCTTGTAGGGGACGACCTTTTTGTAACCAACACTGAAAGACTTAAAAAGGGAATTGACTTAGGTGTTGCAAACTCCATACTTATAAAAGTAAATCAGATAGGAACATTGACAGAAACATTAGATGCTATAGAAATGGCAAACCGTGCAGGATATACTGCTGTTGTTTCACACAGGTCAGGAGAAACAGAAGATGCAACTATAGCTGATATTGCTGTTGCAGTTAATGCAGGGCAAATTAAAACAGGAGCACCTTCAAGAAGTGATAGGGTTGCAAAATATAACCAGCTACTAAGAATAGAAGAGGAACTTGGAAATATATCCCAGTATCCTGGAATCAATGCATGGTTTAATTTAAAAAACAAATAA